One genomic region from Sciurus carolinensis chromosome 2, mSciCar1.2, whole genome shotgun sequence encodes:
- the Kif26a gene encoding kinesin-like protein KIF26A isoform X1, which produces MGGRGAPQCAAPPAVVESGPTREPLPLLEVSPRKRLPSGPDQDPCGNRPAPEGAGAGAEQSHSASGGGWCRHCHTKLVELKRQAWKLVSGPGTPLRDPCLSALLLDKLPAPGVLPACRPEAERRCDVCTMHLHQLTREALRLLQAPAGRGNPEAPHGGPASPGTGPVTSPRDALGPVGPMGRQPPAGPDRRKGLAWPPGPSVQVSVAPAGLGGALSTVTIQAQQCLEGMWSVSRVNSILPPTCLAEAAVAAVAVADTVRDSPPMVGPDGVSKMWGRGGACTSALVTPAPGTSAGGSTGPSSAAASFFIRAAQKLSLASKRKKHHPPPAPAARGASTYPTDFSGVLQLWPPPAPPCLLRAASKTKDNPGSFGKVKVMLRIWPAQGAQRCAESTSFLKVDPRKKQVTLYDPAAGPPGSAGPRRAATTAVPKIFAFDAIFPQDSEQAEVCSGTVADVLQSVVGGADGCIFSFGHMSLGKSYTMIGKDSSPQSLGVVPCAISWLFRLVEERKEKTGTRFSIRVSAMEVCGRDQNLHDLLAEVASGSLQDTQSPGVYLREDPTCGSQLQNQSELRAPTAEQAAFYLDAALAARSTSRAGCGEDARHSSHLLFTLHVYQYRVGECGQAGMSGGRSRLHLIDLGSCEAAPGRGGEATGGPLCLSLAALGSVILALVNGAKHVPYRDHSLTMLLRESLATTGCRTTMIAHISDAPAHHAETLSTVQLAARIHRLRRKKAKYASSSSGGESSCEEGRARRPPHLRPFHPRTMALDPDRPVPGLPGDPDYSSSSEQSCDTVIYVGPGGAALSDRDLTDNEGPPDFVPIIPALSRRRPSEGPRDADHFRCSTFAELQERLECIDGSEGPSGPPGGTSGAQASAARSSRKLSPPEAASPRKAVGPPMAASTPRGSPGPDTHRSAPEPSKAGVQGDQRRDNSTWPEPPAPDTATGGGGRRPLPSPAPPPPQQPEAREAPAEPGGGGAGSVVRTPPVGMSGQVGQPPPSPDVACPCPSARSLRLERGLLTTTVTLQQPVELNGEDELVFTVVEELPLGALAGAPRPSSLASFGSDCSLQALASGSRPVSIISSINDEFDAYTSQAPEGPSSSVGALEGAAWASGSSGPSIGSWLSEVSVSTAESPSPTPGPPFSPDWPAGPVPPGTPPLSGILEDSSCRPVEHGGPGSSGPARSPHPREATAAALAQPVREPWAGSPRGTAAVQTIHSSLPRKTRTASSAGCAGCTRPGRSPPSPGGPFEDPWLLRADDCAVLPRASAAGASSPPLGAPWLPEAQVVLAGAQRVVDVCQVAAGTGRRPEAVALIPPLRRGATTLGVTTPAMSCGDTLAEAICSGSLKSSPNSKKSLALKGGFFPRPSGAVPPAPPVRKSSLEQNCVGSAPPQALGLHRAGAAAAFRGEEEARPSSRADHSIPRATASLKARAGKMEVAHRPAGHTSLERCEGLVHSSSKVREAPGRPPRAVPRLGIPPTSPTPGPFPACRGSPAKSMGAPKPPTGGAKGRSLVTSGSRAVGASVKPLAPASSRTPGGPMMGPRAAPRAAPGLGAKAGRGTIMGTKQALRAAHSRVHELAASGAPGRGPSWGSADSDSGNDSGVNVAEERPPAGPALPSPYSKVTAPRRPQRYSSGHGSDNSSVLSGELPPAMGRTALFYHSGGSSGYESMMRDSEATGSASSAPDSTSESGAASPGARCRSLRSPKKRATGLQRRRLIPAPLPDAAALGRKPSLPAQWVDLPPLAGALKEPFEIKVYEIDDVQRLQRHRQPPREEPAQLPQDVEKGPVCVSSKLRLAERRQQRLREVQAKREHLCEELAETQGRLMVAPGRWLEQFEVDPELEPESAEYLAALERATAALEQCVNLCKAHVMMVTCFDISVAAAAAVAGPQEVDV; this is translated from the exons GATCCCTGcctctctgctctgcttctgGACAAACTCCCTGCCCCGGGGGTCCTGCCGGCGTGCCGCCCGGAGGCCGAGCGCCGCTGTGACGTCTGCACCATGCACCTGCATCAGCTCACGCGGGAGGCCCTGCGCCTGCTCCAGGCCCCTGCCGGCCGCGGGAACCCTGAGGCCCCCCATGGAGGCCCTGCGTCCCCCGGCACTGGACCCGTGACCAGCCCCAGGGACGCACTTGGGCCAGTGGGCCCTATGGGGAGGCAGCCCCCAGCAGGGCCCGACAGGAGGAAGGGACTGGCCTGGCCACCTGGGCCCAGTGTCCAGGTGTCTGTGGCTCCAGCGGGCCTTGGCGGGGCGCTGAGCACAGTCACCATCCAGGCCCAGCAGTGCTTGGAGGGCATGTGGAGCGTCTCAAGGGTCAACAGCATCTTGCCGCCCACCTGCCTG gctgaggcagcGGTGGCCGCCGTGGCGGTGGCAGACACAGTCCGAGACTCTCCCCCCATGGTGGGCCCTGATGGTGTGTCCAAGATGTGGGGCCGTGGTGGGGCCTGTACGTCAGCCCTGGTCACTCCAGCCCCAGGTACCTCTGCAGGGGGCTCCACAGGCCCATCATCAGCCGCAGCCTCCTTCTTTATAAG GGCCGCCCAGAAGCTCAGCTTGGCCTCCAAGCGCAAGAAGCACCACCCACCACCTGCCCCTGCTGCCCGCGGTGCCTCTACCTACCCCACGGACTTCAGCGGTGTCCTGCAGCTGTGGCCACCCCCGGCACCCCCCTGCCTGCTCAGGGCTGCCTCCAAGACCAAGGACAACCCCGGCAGCTTCGGAAAG GTGAAGGTCATGCTACGCATCTGGCCAGCACAGGGGGCCCAGCGCTGTGCCGAGTCCACGTCCTTCCTGAAGGTGGACCCCCGGAAGAAGCAGGTGACCCTCTACGATCCAGCTGCCGGGCCCCCGGGCAGTGCCGGCCCCCGGCGTGCTGCCACCACAGCTGTCCCCAAGATTTTTGCCTTTGATGCCATCTTCCCCCAGGACTCGGAGCAG GCTGAGGTGTGCTCCGGGACAGTGGCCGATGTGCTCCAGTCTGTGGTCGGTGGGGCTGATGGCTGCATCTTTTCCTTTGGCCACATGAGTCTTG GCAAGTCGTACACCATGATCGGGAAGGACAGCTCGCCCCAGAGCCTGGGTGTGGTGCCCTGCGCCATCTCCTGGCTCTTCAGGCTGGTGGAGGAGCGCAAGGAGAAGACAGGCACGCGCTTCTCCATCCGCGTCTCCGCCATGGAGGTGTGCGGCCGGGACCAGAACCTGCATGACCTGCTGGCCGAGGTGGCCTCTGGTAGCCTCCAGGACACCCAGTCTCCAGGCGTGTATCTGCGGGAGGACCCCACGTGTGGGTCACAG CTCCAGAATCAGAGTGAGCTGCGGGCCCCCACGGCAGAGCAGGCTGCCTTCTACCTGGATGCGGCGCTGGCTGCCCGCAGCACCAGCCGGGCAGGCTGTGGCGAGGATGCCCGGCACAGCTCCCACCTGCTTTTCACCCTGCATGTCTACCAGTACCGCGTGGGCGAGTGTGGCCAGGCAGGAA TGTCCGGAGGCCGCAGCCGTCTGCACCTCATCGACCTGGGCAGCTGTGAGGCGGCACCCGGCAGGGGTGGAGAGGCCACTGGGGGACCCCTGTGTCTGTCCCTGGCAGCCCTGGGCAGCGTCATTTTGGCTTTGGTCAATGGGGCCAAGCATGTGCCCTACAG GGACCACAGCCTCACCATGCTGCTGCGGGAGTCCCTGGCCACCACTGGCTGTCGGACCACGATGATCGCCCACATCTCAGATGCACCTGCCCACCACGCCGAGACGCTCagcactgtgcagctggctgcCCGCATCCACCGCCTACGCAGGAAGAAGGCCAAG TATGCGTCCAGCTCCTCGGGCGGGGAGAGCTCCTGCGAGGAGGGCCGGGCCCGCCGCCCCCCACACCTGCGGCCCTTCCACCCGCGCACGATGGCTCTGGATCCTGACCGCCCGGTGCCTGGCCTTCCTGGCGACCCTGACTACTCATCCAGCAGTGAGCAGTCCTGTGACACGGTCATCTACGTGGGTCCCGGCGGGGCTGCGCTGTCCGACCGGGATCTTACCGACAACGAGGGTCCGCCTGACTTCGTGCCCATTATCCCCGCACTGAGCCGCCGGCGGCCCTCGGAGGGCCCTCGGGACGCCGACCACTTCCGCTGCAGCACCTTCGCGGAGTTGCAGGAGCGGCTAGAGTGCATCGATGGCAGCGAGGGCCCCTCGGGACCCCCAGGCGGCACCAGTGGAGCTCAGGCCAGCGCCGCCCGAAGCAGCAGGAAGCTCTCGCCCCCCGAGGCTGCATCCCCCAGGAAGGCCGTGGGCCCCCCAATGGCTGCCAGCACCCCTCGAGGCAGCCCTGGCCCAGACACACACCGGAGTGCCCCTGAGCCCTCCAAGGCTGGTGTCCAGGGTGACCAGAGAAGGGACAACAGCACCTGGCCTGAGCCACCTGCCCCAGACACGGCCACAGGGGGCGGAGGCAGGAGGCCACTGCCCAGCCCGGCCCCTCCGCCACCTCAGCAGCCAGAAGCTCGCGAAGCCCCTGCAGAACCTGGGGGAGGGGGCGCCGGCAGCGTGGTGCGGACACCCCCCGTGGGCATGAGCGGGCAGGTGGgccagccccctccctccccgGACGTGGCCTGCCCCTGCCCGTCTGCTCGCAGCCTCCGCCTGGAACGGGGCTTGCTGACCACCACGGTGACCCTGCAGCAGCCGGTGGAGTTGAACGGCGAGGACGAGCTGGTGTTCACGGTGGTGGAGGAGCTGCCCCTGGGGGCGCTGGCAGGGGCCCCGCGGCCCTCCAGCCTGGCCAGCTTTGGCAGCGACTGCTCCCTGCAGGCCCTGGCCTCTGGCTCGCGGCCAGTCAGCATCATCAGCAGCATCAACGATGAGTTTGATGCCTACACTTCTCAGGCACCCGAGGGTCCCAGCAGCTCTGTGGGGGCCCTGGAGGGTGCAGCCTGGGCCAGTGGCAGCTCTGGCCCATCCATCGGCTCCTGGCTCAGTGAGGTCAGCGTGAGCACTGCTGagagccccagccccacaccAGGGCCTCCCTTTAGCCCTGACTGGCCAGCAGGGCCTGTTCCCCCGGGAACCCCTCCCCTGAGTGGCATCCTGGAGGACAGCAGTTGCAGGCCAGTGGAGCATGGTGGGCCTGGCAGCTCTGGTCCAGCCCGCAGTCCTCACCCCCGGGAGGCCACGGCAGCGGCCCTGGCTCAACCTGTCAGGGAGCCCTGGGCCGGGTCTCCACGGGGGACAGCTGCGGTCCAGACCATCCACTCCAGCCTCCCCCGGAAAACCAGGACTGCCTCCTCAGCCGGCTGTGCGGGCTGCACTCGCCCAGGCCGGAGCCCACCCAGCCCTGGGGGCCCATTTGAGGACCCCTGGCTGCTCCGTGCTGATGACTGTGCCGTGCTGCCGCGGGCCTCTGCTGCTGGGGCCTCCAGTCCACCCCTTGGTGCCCCCTGGCTGCCGGAGGCGCAGGTCGTGCTGGCTGGTGCCCAGAGGGTGGTGGATGTGTGCCAGGTGGCAGCCGGGACAGGCCGCAGACCTGAGGCTGTGGCTCTGATCCCACCGTTGCGGAGGGGTGCCACCACTCTGGGCGTGACCACACCTGCCATGTCCTGTGGGGACACCCTGGCCGAGGCCATCTGCTCTGGCAGCCTAAAGTCCTCCCCCAACAGCAAGAAGAGCTTGGCTCTCAAGGGGGGCTTCTTCCCGAGGCCCAGTGGGGCGGTTCCCCCAGCTCCACCGGTGCGGAAGTCCAGCCTGGAGCAGAATTGTGTGGGGtcagcccctccccaggccctgggcctGCACCGGGCAGGGGCTGCTGCTGCCTTCCGCGGGGAGGAGGAAGCCAGGCCCAGCAGCCGGGCTGACCACTCCATTCCCAGGGCCACGGCCAGCCTGAAGGCTCGCGCTGGCAAGATGGAGGTGGCGCACCGTCCCGCTGGTCACACGTCCCTGGAGCGGTGTGAGGGCCTGGTGCACAGCAGCAGCAAGGTCAGGGAGGCCCCTGGGCGGCCCCCCCGGGCTGTGCCCAGGCTGGGCATCCCACCCACCAGCCCCACGCCCGGGCCTTTCCCTGCCTGTCGGGGCAGCCCTGCTAAAAGCATGGGAGCCCCCAAGCCCCCAACGGGCGGGGCCAAGGGCCGCAGCCTTGTGACCAGTGGATCTCGGGCCGTGGGAGCATCCGTGAAGCCACTGGCCCCTGCATCGAGCAGGACCCCTGGTGGCCCCATGATGGGCCCCCGGGCAGCTCCACGGGCTGCACCTGGCCTCGGGGCCAAGGCGGGCCGTGGCACCATCATGGGCACCAAGCAGGCGCTCCGGGCTGCCCACAGTCGTGTCCACGAGTTGGCGGCCAGCGGAGCTCCTGGCAGAGGCCCCTCGTGGGGCTCGGCTGACTCGGACAGCGGTAACGATAGCGGTGTGAACGTGGCGGAGGAGCGACCGCCTgcaggcccagccctgccctcccccTACAGCAAGGTGACTGCGCCCCGCAGGCCCCAGCGCTACAGCAGCGGCCACGGCAGTGACAACAGCAGCGTGCTCAGCGGGGAGCTCCCGCCCGCCATGGGCCGCACCGCGCTCTTCTACCACAGCGGGGGCAGCAGCGGCTACGAGAGCATGATGCGTGACAGCGAGGCCACCGGCAGCGCCTCCTCGGCCCCCGACTCTACCAGCGAGAGCGGGGCCGCCTCCCCAGGCGCCCGCTGCCGCAGCCTCAGGTCCCCCAAGAAGAGGGCCACag GACTGCAGCGGCGGCGGCTGATCCCAGCCCCGCTGCCTGACGCCGCTGCCCTGGGCCGCAAGCCCAGCCTCCCTGCACAGTGGGTGGACCTGCCGCCGCTAGCTGGTGCTCTGAAGGAGCCCTTTGAGATCAAGGTGTACGAGATCGATGATGTCCAGCGCCTGCAGCGGCACCGTCAGCCCCCGCGGGAAGAGCCCGCCCAG CTCCCCCAGGATGTGGAGAAG GGCCCGGTGTGTGTCAGCTCCAAGCTGCGGCTGGCGGAGCGCAGGCAGCAGCGGCTGCGGGAGGTGCAGGCCAAGCGTGAGCACCTGTGCGAGGAGCTGGCCGAGACCCAGGGCCGACTGATGGTGGCACCCGGCCGCTGGCTGGAGCAGT TCGAGGTGGACCCGGAGCTGGAGCCTGAGTCCGCCGAGTACCTGGCAGCCCTGGAGCGGGCCACGGCCGCCCTGGAGCAGTGCGTGAACCTGTGCAAAGCCCACGTCATGATGGTCACCTGCTTCGACATCAGCGTTGCTGCGGCCGCCGCTGTGGCAGGGCCACAGGAGGTGGACGTCTGA
- the Kif26a gene encoding kinesin-like protein KIF26A isoform X2 produces the protein MGGRGAPQCAAPPAVVESGPTREPLPLLEVSPRKRLPSGPDQDPCGNRPAPEGAGAGAEQSHSASGGGWCRHCHTKLVELKRQAWKLVSGPGTPLRDPCLSALLLDKLPAPGVLPACRPEAERRCDVCTMHLHQLTREALRLLQAPAGRGNPEAPHGGPASPGTGPVTSPRDALGPVGPMGRQPPAGPDRRKGLAWPPGPSVQVSVAPAGLGGALSTVTIQAQQCLEGMWSVSRVNSILPPTCLAEAAVAAVAVADTVRDSPPMVGPDGVSKMWGRGGACTSALVTPAPGTSAGGSTGPSSAAASFFIRAAQKLSLASKRKKHHPPPAPAARGASTYPTDFSGVLQLWPPPAPPCLLRAASKTKDNPGSFGKVKVMLRIWPAQGAQRCAESTSFLKVDPRKKQVTLYDPAAGPPGSAGPRRAATTAVPKIFAFDAIFPQDSEQAEVCSGTVADVLQSVVGGADGCIFSFGHMSLGKSYTMIGKDSSPQSLGVVPCAISWLFRLVEERKEKTGTRFSIRVSAMEVCGRDQNLHDLLAEVASGSLQDTQSPGVYLREDPTCGSQLQNQSELRAPTAEQAAFYLDAALAARSTSRAGCGEDARHSSHLLFTLHVYQYRVGECGQAGMSGGRSRLHLIDLGSCEAAPGRGGEATGGPLCLSLAALGSVILALVNGAKHVPYRDHSLTMLLRESLATTGCRTTMIAHISDAPAHHAETLSTVQLAARIHRLRRKKAKYASSSSGGESSCEEGRARRPPHLRPFHPRTMALDPDRPVPGLPGDPDYSSSSEQSCDTVIYVGPGGAALSDRDLTDNEGPPDFVPIIPALSRRRPSEGPRDADHFRCSTFAELQERLECIDGSEGPSGPPGGTSGAQASAARSSRKLSPPEAASPRKAVGPPMAASTPRGSPGPDTHRSAPEPSKAGVQGDQRRDNSTWPEPPAPDTATGGGGRRPLPSPAPPPPQQPEAREAPAEPGGGGAGSVVRTPPVGMSGQVGQPPPSPDVACPCPSARSLRLERGLLTTTVTLQQPVELNGEDELVFTVVEELPLGALAGAPRPSSLASFGSDCSLQALASGSRPVSIISSINDEFDAYTSQAPEGPSSSVGALEGAAWASGSSGPSIGSWLSEVSVSTAESPSPTPGPPFSPDWPAGPVPPGTPPLSGILEDSSCRPVEHGGPGSSGPARSPHPREATAAALAQPVREPWAGSPRGTAAVQTIHSSLPRKTRTASSAGCAGCTRPGRSPPSPGGPFEDPWLLRADDCAVLPRASAAGASSPPLGAPWLPEAQVVLAGAQRVVDVCQVAAGTGRRPEAVALIPPLRRGATTLGVTTPAMSCGDTLAEAICSGSLKSSPNSKKSLALKGGFFPRPSGAVPPAPPVRKSSLEQNCVGSAPPQALGLHRAGAAAAFRGEEEARPSSRADHSIPRATASLKARAGKMEVAHRPAGHTSLERCEGLVHSSSKVREAPGRPPRAVPRLGIPPTSPTPGPFPACRGSPAKSMGAPKPPTGGAKGRSLVTSGSRAVGASVKPLAPASSRTPGGPMMGPRAAPRAAPGLGAKAGRGTIMGTKQALRAAHSRVHELAASGAPGRGPSWGSADSDSGNDSGVNVAEERPPAGPALPSPYSKVTAPRRPQRYSSGHGSDNSSVLSGELPPAMGRTALFYHSGGSSGYESMMRDSEATGSASSAPDSTSESGAASPGARCRSLRSPKKRATGLQRRRLIPAPLPDAAALGRKPSLPAQWVDLPPLAGALKEPFEIKVYEIDDVQRLQRHRQPPREEPAQGPVCVSSKLRLAERRQQRLREVQAKREHLCEELAETQGRLMVAPGRWLEQFEVDPELEPESAEYLAALERATAALEQCVNLCKAHVMMVTCFDISVAAAAAVAGPQEVDV, from the exons GATCCCTGcctctctgctctgcttctgGACAAACTCCCTGCCCCGGGGGTCCTGCCGGCGTGCCGCCCGGAGGCCGAGCGCCGCTGTGACGTCTGCACCATGCACCTGCATCAGCTCACGCGGGAGGCCCTGCGCCTGCTCCAGGCCCCTGCCGGCCGCGGGAACCCTGAGGCCCCCCATGGAGGCCCTGCGTCCCCCGGCACTGGACCCGTGACCAGCCCCAGGGACGCACTTGGGCCAGTGGGCCCTATGGGGAGGCAGCCCCCAGCAGGGCCCGACAGGAGGAAGGGACTGGCCTGGCCACCTGGGCCCAGTGTCCAGGTGTCTGTGGCTCCAGCGGGCCTTGGCGGGGCGCTGAGCACAGTCACCATCCAGGCCCAGCAGTGCTTGGAGGGCATGTGGAGCGTCTCAAGGGTCAACAGCATCTTGCCGCCCACCTGCCTG gctgaggcagcGGTGGCCGCCGTGGCGGTGGCAGACACAGTCCGAGACTCTCCCCCCATGGTGGGCCCTGATGGTGTGTCCAAGATGTGGGGCCGTGGTGGGGCCTGTACGTCAGCCCTGGTCACTCCAGCCCCAGGTACCTCTGCAGGGGGCTCCACAGGCCCATCATCAGCCGCAGCCTCCTTCTTTATAAG GGCCGCCCAGAAGCTCAGCTTGGCCTCCAAGCGCAAGAAGCACCACCCACCACCTGCCCCTGCTGCCCGCGGTGCCTCTACCTACCCCACGGACTTCAGCGGTGTCCTGCAGCTGTGGCCACCCCCGGCACCCCCCTGCCTGCTCAGGGCTGCCTCCAAGACCAAGGACAACCCCGGCAGCTTCGGAAAG GTGAAGGTCATGCTACGCATCTGGCCAGCACAGGGGGCCCAGCGCTGTGCCGAGTCCACGTCCTTCCTGAAGGTGGACCCCCGGAAGAAGCAGGTGACCCTCTACGATCCAGCTGCCGGGCCCCCGGGCAGTGCCGGCCCCCGGCGTGCTGCCACCACAGCTGTCCCCAAGATTTTTGCCTTTGATGCCATCTTCCCCCAGGACTCGGAGCAG GCTGAGGTGTGCTCCGGGACAGTGGCCGATGTGCTCCAGTCTGTGGTCGGTGGGGCTGATGGCTGCATCTTTTCCTTTGGCCACATGAGTCTTG GCAAGTCGTACACCATGATCGGGAAGGACAGCTCGCCCCAGAGCCTGGGTGTGGTGCCCTGCGCCATCTCCTGGCTCTTCAGGCTGGTGGAGGAGCGCAAGGAGAAGACAGGCACGCGCTTCTCCATCCGCGTCTCCGCCATGGAGGTGTGCGGCCGGGACCAGAACCTGCATGACCTGCTGGCCGAGGTGGCCTCTGGTAGCCTCCAGGACACCCAGTCTCCAGGCGTGTATCTGCGGGAGGACCCCACGTGTGGGTCACAG CTCCAGAATCAGAGTGAGCTGCGGGCCCCCACGGCAGAGCAGGCTGCCTTCTACCTGGATGCGGCGCTGGCTGCCCGCAGCACCAGCCGGGCAGGCTGTGGCGAGGATGCCCGGCACAGCTCCCACCTGCTTTTCACCCTGCATGTCTACCAGTACCGCGTGGGCGAGTGTGGCCAGGCAGGAA TGTCCGGAGGCCGCAGCCGTCTGCACCTCATCGACCTGGGCAGCTGTGAGGCGGCACCCGGCAGGGGTGGAGAGGCCACTGGGGGACCCCTGTGTCTGTCCCTGGCAGCCCTGGGCAGCGTCATTTTGGCTTTGGTCAATGGGGCCAAGCATGTGCCCTACAG GGACCACAGCCTCACCATGCTGCTGCGGGAGTCCCTGGCCACCACTGGCTGTCGGACCACGATGATCGCCCACATCTCAGATGCACCTGCCCACCACGCCGAGACGCTCagcactgtgcagctggctgcCCGCATCCACCGCCTACGCAGGAAGAAGGCCAAG TATGCGTCCAGCTCCTCGGGCGGGGAGAGCTCCTGCGAGGAGGGCCGGGCCCGCCGCCCCCCACACCTGCGGCCCTTCCACCCGCGCACGATGGCTCTGGATCCTGACCGCCCGGTGCCTGGCCTTCCTGGCGACCCTGACTACTCATCCAGCAGTGAGCAGTCCTGTGACACGGTCATCTACGTGGGTCCCGGCGGGGCTGCGCTGTCCGACCGGGATCTTACCGACAACGAGGGTCCGCCTGACTTCGTGCCCATTATCCCCGCACTGAGCCGCCGGCGGCCCTCGGAGGGCCCTCGGGACGCCGACCACTTCCGCTGCAGCACCTTCGCGGAGTTGCAGGAGCGGCTAGAGTGCATCGATGGCAGCGAGGGCCCCTCGGGACCCCCAGGCGGCACCAGTGGAGCTCAGGCCAGCGCCGCCCGAAGCAGCAGGAAGCTCTCGCCCCCCGAGGCTGCATCCCCCAGGAAGGCCGTGGGCCCCCCAATGGCTGCCAGCACCCCTCGAGGCAGCCCTGGCCCAGACACACACCGGAGTGCCCCTGAGCCCTCCAAGGCTGGTGTCCAGGGTGACCAGAGAAGGGACAACAGCACCTGGCCTGAGCCACCTGCCCCAGACACGGCCACAGGGGGCGGAGGCAGGAGGCCACTGCCCAGCCCGGCCCCTCCGCCACCTCAGCAGCCAGAAGCTCGCGAAGCCCCTGCAGAACCTGGGGGAGGGGGCGCCGGCAGCGTGGTGCGGACACCCCCCGTGGGCATGAGCGGGCAGGTGGgccagccccctccctccccgGACGTGGCCTGCCCCTGCCCGTCTGCTCGCAGCCTCCGCCTGGAACGGGGCTTGCTGACCACCACGGTGACCCTGCAGCAGCCGGTGGAGTTGAACGGCGAGGACGAGCTGGTGTTCACGGTGGTGGAGGAGCTGCCCCTGGGGGCGCTGGCAGGGGCCCCGCGGCCCTCCAGCCTGGCCAGCTTTGGCAGCGACTGCTCCCTGCAGGCCCTGGCCTCTGGCTCGCGGCCAGTCAGCATCATCAGCAGCATCAACGATGAGTTTGATGCCTACACTTCTCAGGCACCCGAGGGTCCCAGCAGCTCTGTGGGGGCCCTGGAGGGTGCAGCCTGGGCCAGTGGCAGCTCTGGCCCATCCATCGGCTCCTGGCTCAGTGAGGTCAGCGTGAGCACTGCTGagagccccagccccacaccAGGGCCTCCCTTTAGCCCTGACTGGCCAGCAGGGCCTGTTCCCCCGGGAACCCCTCCCCTGAGTGGCATCCTGGAGGACAGCAGTTGCAGGCCAGTGGAGCATGGTGGGCCTGGCAGCTCTGGTCCAGCCCGCAGTCCTCACCCCCGGGAGGCCACGGCAGCGGCCCTGGCTCAACCTGTCAGGGAGCCCTGGGCCGGGTCTCCACGGGGGACAGCTGCGGTCCAGACCATCCACTCCAGCCTCCCCCGGAAAACCAGGACTGCCTCCTCAGCCGGCTGTGCGGGCTGCACTCGCCCAGGCCGGAGCCCACCCAGCCCTGGGGGCCCATTTGAGGACCCCTGGCTGCTCCGTGCTGATGACTGTGCCGTGCTGCCGCGGGCCTCTGCTGCTGGGGCCTCCAGTCCACCCCTTGGTGCCCCCTGGCTGCCGGAGGCGCAGGTCGTGCTGGCTGGTGCCCAGAGGGTGGTGGATGTGTGCCAGGTGGCAGCCGGGACAGGCCGCAGACCTGAGGCTGTGGCTCTGATCCCACCGTTGCGGAGGGGTGCCACCACTCTGGGCGTGACCACACCTGCCATGTCCTGTGGGGACACCCTGGCCGAGGCCATCTGCTCTGGCAGCCTAAAGTCCTCCCCCAACAGCAAGAAGAGCTTGGCTCTCAAGGGGGGCTTCTTCCCGAGGCCCAGTGGGGCGGTTCCCCCAGCTCCACCGGTGCGGAAGTCCAGCCTGGAGCAGAATTGTGTGGGGtcagcccctccccaggccctgggcctGCACCGGGCAGGGGCTGCTGCTGCCTTCCGCGGGGAGGAGGAAGCCAGGCCCAGCAGCCGGGCTGACCACTCCATTCCCAGGGCCACGGCCAGCCTGAAGGCTCGCGCTGGCAAGATGGAGGTGGCGCACCGTCCCGCTGGTCACACGTCCCTGGAGCGGTGTGAGGGCCTGGTGCACAGCAGCAGCAAGGTCAGGGAGGCCCCTGGGCGGCCCCCCCGGGCTGTGCCCAGGCTGGGCATCCCACCCACCAGCCCCACGCCCGGGCCTTTCCCTGCCTGTCGGGGCAGCCCTGCTAAAAGCATGGGAGCCCCCAAGCCCCCAACGGGCGGGGCCAAGGGCCGCAGCCTTGTGACCAGTGGATCTCGGGCCGTGGGAGCATCCGTGAAGCCACTGGCCCCTGCATCGAGCAGGACCCCTGGTGGCCCCATGATGGGCCCCCGGGCAGCTCCACGGGCTGCACCTGGCCTCGGGGCCAAGGCGGGCCGTGGCACCATCATGGGCACCAAGCAGGCGCTCCGGGCTGCCCACAGTCGTGTCCACGAGTTGGCGGCCAGCGGAGCTCCTGGCAGAGGCCCCTCGTGGGGCTCGGCTGACTCGGACAGCGGTAACGATAGCGGTGTGAACGTGGCGGAGGAGCGACCGCCTgcaggcccagccctgccctcccccTACAGCAAGGTGACTGCGCCCCGCAGGCCCCAGCGCTACAGCAGCGGCCACGGCAGTGACAACAGCAGCGTGCTCAGCGGGGAGCTCCCGCCCGCCATGGGCCGCACCGCGCTCTTCTACCACAGCGGGGGCAGCAGCGGCTACGAGAGCATGATGCGTGACAGCGAGGCCACCGGCAGCGCCTCCTCGGCCCCCGACTCTACCAGCGAGAGCGGGGCCGCCTCCCCAGGCGCCCGCTGCCGCAGCCTCAGGTCCCCCAAGAAGAGGGCCACag GACTGCAGCGGCGGCGGCTGATCCCAGCCCCGCTGCCTGACGCCGCTGCCCTGGGCCGCAAGCCCAGCCTCCCTGCACAGTGGGTGGACCTGCCGCCGCTAGCTGGTGCTCTGAAGGAGCCCTTTGAGATCAAGGTGTACGAGATCGATGATGTCCAGCGCCTGCAGCGGCACCGTCAGCCCCCGCGGGAAGAGCCCGCCCAG GGCCCGGTGTGTGTCAGCTCCAAGCTGCGGCTGGCGGAGCGCAGGCAGCAGCGGCTGCGGGAGGTGCAGGCCAAGCGTGAGCACCTGTGCGAGGAGCTGGCCGAGACCCAGGGCCGACTGATGGTGGCACCCGGCCGCTGGCTGGAGCAGT TCGAGGTGGACCCGGAGCTGGAGCCTGAGTCCGCCGAGTACCTGGCAGCCCTGGAGCGGGCCACGGCCGCCCTGGAGCAGTGCGTGAACCTGTGCAAAGCCCACGTCATGATGGTCACCTGCTTCGACATCAGCGTTGCTGCGGCCGCCGCTGTGGCAGGGCCACAGGAGGTGGACGTCTGA